The Winogradskyella schleiferi genome has a window encoding:
- a CDS encoding Glu/Leu/Phe/Val family dehydrogenase, with protein sequence MTSEIISSKELKKVDPVFGQPSFDDHEQIVFCNDKDTGLKAIIGIHNTVLGPALGGTRMWNYENEWEALNDVLRLSRGMTFKSAITGLNLGGGKAVIIGDAKTQKTPELMKRFGEFVHSLSGRYITAEDVGMTTEDMDTVREVTPYVTGISESKGGAGNPSPITAYGVFMGMKAAAKFQFGSDILEDKNVFVQGIGNVGEALVEHLVNEGANVTIADLSQDRLEEVRSKYGATIYGGHDIYSENMDIYAPCALGATINDDTIYKLKAKIIAGAANNQLAEEKKHGKILQERGIVYAPDFLINAGGIINVYAELENYDRQEIMRKTENIYNTTLEILDNAKVNNLTTHNAALNIARERIETRKRENMK encoded by the coding sequence ATGACTTCAGAAATTATATCATCAAAAGAATTAAAAAAAGTAGATCCTGTTTTTGGACAACCATCTTTTGATGACCATGAGCAAATCGTTTTTTGCAACGACAAAGATACTGGTTTAAAAGCTATAATCGGTATTCATAATACAGTTTTAGGACCAGCTTTGGGTGGTACCAGAATGTGGAACTACGAGAACGAATGGGAAGCACTGAATGACGTGTTACGCTTGTCTCGTGGAATGACATTTAAGTCTGCCATCACAGGATTAAATCTTGGTGGAGGAAAAGCGGTGATTATTGGTGATGCTAAAACCCAGAAAACACCAGAATTGATGAAGCGTTTTGGAGAATTTGTTCATTCTTTAAGCGGACGATATATCACAGCGGAAGATGTTGGGATGACAACCGAGGATATGGACACGGTTAGAGAAGTCACACCTTATGTTACAGGTATTTCTGAGAGTAAAGGTGGTGCAGGAAATCCTTCTCCAATCACGGCTTATGGTGTTTTTATGGGCATGAAAGCTGCGGCTAAATTTCAGTTTGGATCTGATATTTTAGAAGATAAAAATGTATTTGTACAAGGTATTGGTAACGTTGGTGAAGCCCTTGTTGAGCATTTGGTCAATGAAGGTGCTAATGTTACGATTGCGGACCTTAGCCAAGATCGTTTAGAAGAGGTACGTTCAAAATATGGGGCGACGATTTATGGAGGTCATGATATTTATAGTGAAAATATGGACATCTATGCACCTTGCGCCTTAGGTGCCACCATTAATGATGATACCATTTATAAATTGAAAGCTAAAATTATTGCAGGAGCTGCAAATAATCAATTAGCTGAAGAAAAAAAGCACGGTAAAATTTTGCAGGAACGTGGCATCGTTTACGCACCTGATTTTTTAATCAATGCTGGAGGAATTATAAACGTTTATGCAGAATTAGAGAATTACGATAGACAAGAAATAATGCGTAAAACGGAAAACATCTATAATACGACACTCGAAATTTTAGACAACGCAAAAGTGAATAATTTAACAACGCACAATGCTGCCTTAAATATAGCTAGAGAGCGCATTGAAACCCGTAAAAGAGAAAATATGAAATAG
- a CDS encoding thiol-disulfide oxidoreductase DCC family protein, whose product MTEIPNNKQLVLFDGVCNLCNASVLFVIKRDKKDKFLFAPLQSTIGKEIIEKFNIDTEKTDSILLYNPEKDKLTYKSTAALLVASHLGFPTSFLSIFLIVPTFIRNWVYNYIAKNRYKWYGKKESCMIPTPELKAKFMD is encoded by the coding sequence ATGACAGAAATTCCAAATAACAAACAATTAGTTCTTTTTGACGGTGTATGCAATCTATGCAACGCAAGTGTTTTGTTTGTTATCAAACGAGATAAAAAAGACAAATTTCTGTTTGCGCCTTTGCAAAGTACTATTGGAAAAGAAATCATTGAAAAATTCAATATCGATACAGAAAAAACAGATTCCATATTGCTCTATAATCCTGAAAAGGATAAATTAACCTATAAATCTACTGCTGCATTGCTAGTGGCAAGTCATCTCGGATTTCCAACCAGTTTTTTGTCCATTTTTTTAATTGTACCCACTTTTATCAGAAATTGGGTTTATAATTATATTGCGAAGAACCGCTATAAGTGGTATGGTAAAAAAGAATCGTGTATGATCCCGACTCCAGAATTAAAAGCCAAGTTTATGGACTAG
- a CDS encoding ABC transporter ATP-binding protein has translation MKALKHLNKYFYKYRYRLIVGIIITIIAKIFALFTPRLIGASINVVSDRLDGKITEEVFKSDLTTNILYLIGAAVVAGVFTFLMRQTIINVSRYIEFDLKNEVYQHYQVLSLNFYKSNRTGDLMNRISEDVGKVRMYVGPAIMYTMNTLTLFAVAIIYMVDRSPSLTLYTLLPLPFLSVAIYKLSRMINKRSTIVQQSLSTLSTYSQETFSGISVIKSYGIEPRTNVEFEHLSSENRQKQINLTKVQALFFPLMILLIGVSNLIVIYVGGMQYMNGKIENIGTIAEFIIYVNMLTWPVATVGWVTSLIQQAEASQERINEFLDTEPDIKNNANELTPIKGDIEFKNVSFVYPDTNIKALKDVSFTLKSGQTLAILGKTGSGKSTILDLIGRLYDIDNGTILIDDTIISDLNLFSLRESIGYVPQDAFLFSDTIKNNIKFGKEDATDDEVMEAAKNARVHKNIIGFSKGYDTVLGERGITLSGGQKQRVSIARAVIKKPDILLFDDCLSAVDTETEEKILKNLVKLTKDKTTIIVSHRVSSAKNADKIIVLEDGKIIESGNHESLTNTDGYYKELYIKQLSEKEM, from the coding sequence ATGAAAGCACTAAAACACCTTAATAAATACTTTTACAAATACAGATACCGCTTAATTGTTGGTATTATTATCACGATCATCGCCAAGATCTTTGCGCTTTTCACACCAAGATTAATCGGTGCCTCCATCAATGTAGTGTCAGACCGTTTGGATGGCAAAATTACTGAGGAAGTTTTTAAAAGTGACCTAACCACAAATATTCTCTATCTTATTGGAGCCGCTGTGGTTGCTGGCGTATTCACGTTTTTAATGCGACAAACAATTATTAATGTGTCGCGTTATATTGAATTCGATCTTAAAAATGAAGTCTATCAGCACTATCAAGTACTGTCTTTAAATTTCTATAAGTCGAACAGAACTGGTGACCTTATGAATCGTATTAGTGAAGATGTCGGTAAGGTAAGGATGTATGTTGGTCCTGCAATAATGTACACCATGAACACGCTCACCCTTTTTGCAGTCGCCATTATTTACATGGTCGATCGATCTCCATCATTAACCTTATACACCTTACTTCCTTTACCGTTTTTATCGGTTGCCATTTATAAATTGAGCCGAATGATCAATAAGCGAAGTACCATAGTGCAACAATCGCTTTCTACACTTTCTACGTATTCACAGGAAACATTCAGCGGCATTTCGGTCATAAAATCTTATGGTATTGAACCTAGAACCAATGTGGAATTTGAACATCTTTCTTCAGAAAATCGTCAGAAACAAATTAACCTCACTAAAGTACAGGCCTTATTTTTTCCACTAATGATTTTATTGATTGGCGTCAGTAATCTTATCGTTATCTATGTTGGTGGTATGCAATATATGAATGGCAAAATTGAAAATATTGGAACCATTGCAGAATTTATCATTTATGTCAATATGCTTACTTGGCCAGTTGCTACTGTTGGTTGGGTAACGTCTTTAATCCAACAAGCTGAAGCCTCACAAGAACGTATTAACGAATTTTTGGATACAGAACCAGACATTAAAAACAACGCCAACGAACTTACACCGATAAAAGGGGATATTGAATTTAAAAATGTATCCTTCGTTTATCCTGATACCAATATTAAAGCTTTAAAAGATGTGAGTTTCACGCTGAAATCTGGACAAACCTTAGCCATTTTAGGGAAAACAGGTTCAGGGAAATCCACAATACTAGATTTAATTGGTCGTTTGTATGATATTGATAATGGTACCATATTAATTGATGATACTATTATTTCAGACTTAAATCTTTTCAGCCTAAGAGAAAGTATTGGCTATGTACCGCAAGATGCCTTTTTATTTTCGGACACTATAAAAAATAATATCAAATTTGGAAAAGAAGATGCCACTGATGATGAGGTTATGGAAGCCGCAAAAAATGCCAGAGTACATAAAAACATCATCGGATTCAGCAAAGGTTACGATACAGTATTGGGCGAGCGTGGTATTACACTATCTGGCGGTCAAAAGCAGCGTGTTTCTATTGCGAGAGCCGTTATTAAAAAACCGGATATTTTATTGTTTGACGACTGTTTATCTGCCGTTGACACAGAAACTGAAGAAAAGATCTTAAAAAATCTAGTAAAGTTAACTAAAGACAAAACAACTATAATTGTCAGCCATCGTGTATCGTCGGCAAAGAATGCTGATAAAATTATCGTCTTGGAAGATGGTAAAATAATAGAGTCTGGTAATCATGAAAGTCTTACAAATACTGATGGTTATTATAAAGAGCTTTATATAAAACAGCTCTCAGAAAAAGAAATGTAA
- the nusB gene encoding transcription antitermination factor NusB gives MLNRRHIRIKVMQSMYAFKGTESDDLIKEQKFLLHSLDSMYDLYLSILALLTELHKKSKDHNEKLQKKLIKSEADKNPSLKFQDNQLLHLISSNTMLQDAISKRKLNYWDLDFEYVDIIFKAILKSDLYKNYTTQTETSFKKDKQFIIEIFTEIIAPNDKLYDFFEDKKLTWVDDLPVVNTAILKVLRKLKLTSPETALLPDLYKDEDDKEFAIDLFKKTFLNSSKYAEEISEKTTNWDSERLASLDGVLLKMALCEFQKFSSIPYKVTINEYLEIAKEYSTPKSSLFINGILDKIVKEYQSENIHLKTGRGLM, from the coding sequence ATGCTAAACCGAAGACACATCAGAATAAAAGTTATGCAATCTATGTATGCTTTTAAAGGCACAGAAAGTGATGATTTAATAAAAGAGCAAAAGTTTTTGCTTCACAGTTTAGATAGCATGTATGATTTATACCTGTCAATTTTAGCCTTACTTACCGAACTGCACAAAAAGAGTAAGGATCATAACGAAAAGCTTCAAAAGAAGTTAATAAAATCTGAGGCAGATAAAAACCCAAGTTTAAAGTTTCAAGACAATCAACTTTTACATCTTATTAGTAGCAATACGATGTTACAAGATGCGATATCGAAGCGGAAATTAAATTATTGGGATTTGGATTTTGAGTATGTCGATATCATTTTTAAGGCGATTTTAAAAAGCGACCTTTACAAAAATTACACAACCCAAACGGAGACCAGCTTCAAAAAGGACAAGCAGTTTATAATCGAAATATTTACTGAAATCATTGCGCCTAATGATAAGCTTTACGATTTTTTTGAAGATAAAAAACTGACTTGGGTAGATGATCTACCAGTGGTGAATACGGCTATTTTGAAAGTATTACGAAAGTTAAAGCTAACTTCTCCAGAAACTGCATTATTGCCAGATTTATATAAAGACGAAGACGATAAGGAATTTGCGATTGATTTATTCAAAAAAACATTTCTTAACAGCTCAAAATATGCTGAGGAAATAAGCGAAAAAACGACTAATTGGGATTCTGAACGTTTGGCAAGTTTAGATGGTGTGTTGCTAAAAATGGCACTTTGTGAATTTCAGAAGTTTTCATCCATACCTTATAAAGTGACTATTAATGAATATTTAGAAATAGCCAAGGAATATTCTACACCGAAAAGTAGCTTATTTATCAATGGGATTTTAGATAAAATAGTAAAGGAGTATCAATCTGAAAATATACATCTCAAAACAGGAAGAGGCCTGATGTAA
- a CDS encoding DUF1573 domain-containing protein, translating into MKKVILGLSALCMVAFTSCKEDAASKIKSENIAVAAERDANAGDFPVISFDKTEHDFGTIENGTPVETTFKYTNTGNSMLVVSNIKSTCGCTVPSNWTKEVAPGETGEFAVKFNGKGNGNKVSKSVTMTTNTEKGKEIVKISAFVEKDPNAPEKAAVKQTAQPAVNPLATPAAAPRKSSTQPGHEGHNHD; encoded by the coding sequence ATGAAAAAAGTAATTTTAGGACTTAGTGCATTATGTATGGTAGCATTTACATCTTGTAAAGAAGATGCTGCTAGTAAAATTAAATCTGAAAATATTGCAGTTGCAGCAGAAAGAGATGCTAATGCAGGAGATTTTCCAGTAATTTCATTTGATAAGACGGAACATGATTTCGGAACTATTGAAAATGGAACGCCTGTAGAAACAACATTTAAATATACCAATACAGGTAACTCTATGTTAGTTGTAAGTAATATTAAAAGTACTTGTGGTTGTACAGTACCATCTAACTGGACAAAAGAAGTTGCGCCAGGAGAAACAGGTGAATTTGCTGTAAAGTTTAACGGAAAAGGAAACGGAAATAAAGTTAGCAAGTCAGTTACCATGACTACGAATACTGAGAAAGGTAAGGAAATAGTTAAGATTTCTGCGTTTGTAGAAAAGGATCCTAATGCGCCAGAAAAAGCAGCAGTTAAGCAAACTGCTCAGCCAGCGGTTAATCCTTTAGCAACACCAGCTGCGGCTCCAAGAAAGTCATCTACACAACCAGGTCACGAAGGTCATAACCACGATTAA
- a CDS encoding thioredoxin family protein, protein MARTESNMLPLGTKAPDFKLIDTVDDTKKSLDELKGTTATLVMFICNHCPFVMHVNNQLSKLAKDYVSKGINCIAISSNDIDNYPQDRPELMKKNAIDNGYIFPYLYDQTQEVAKAYDAACTPDFFLFDKDLKLVYTGQLDDSRPGNGKPVTGKDIRKAMDALTKNETVNPDQKPSVGCGIKWK, encoded by the coding sequence ATGGCTCGCACAGAATCCAATATGTTGCCACTTGGCACAAAAGCACCAGACTTTAAACTTATCGACACCGTTGACGACACCAAAAAGTCATTAGATGAACTAAAAGGAACAACGGCAACCTTAGTAATGTTTATTTGCAATCATTGCCCTTTTGTAATGCATGTTAACAACCAACTTTCTAAATTGGCAAAAGATTATGTTTCAAAAGGTATCAATTGCATTGCCATTTCTAGCAACGATATCGATAATTATCCGCAGGATAGACCAGAATTAATGAAAAAAAATGCCATAGATAATGGCTATATTTTCCCTTATTTGTACGACCAAACCCAAGAGGTTGCCAAAGCTTATGATGCCGCATGCACACCCGATTTTTTCTTGTTTGATAAAGACTTAAAATTGGTTTACACAGGTCAGTTGGATGATTCCAGACCAGGAAACGGCAAACCAGTAACCGGAAAAGACATCAGAAAAGCTATGGATGCCTTGACAAAAAACGAAACTGTAAATCCGGACCAAAAGCCGAGTGTGGGCTGTGGGATTAAGTGGAAGTGA
- a CDS encoding tRNA-binding protein has translation MEKIITYEDFTKVDLRIGTIIAVNDFPNAHRPAYQLTIDFGDLGIKKSSAQITTQYQKEELLQRQIVAVVNFPKKQIANFMSECLVIGAVQSDDVFLLHPETKVKNGVVVS, from the coding sequence ATGGAAAAGATAATAACTTATGAAGACTTTACAAAGGTAGATTTGCGAATTGGGACAATTATTGCCGTTAATGATTTTCCGAATGCACATCGTCCTGCGTATCAACTTACCATCGACTTTGGAGATTTAGGAATTAAAAAATCCTCCGCACAGATTACGACACAATACCAAAAAGAGGAGTTGTTGCAAAGACAAATTGTAGCTGTAGTCAACTTTCCTAAAAAACAGATTGCCAATTTTATGAGTGAATGTTTGGTGATTGGTGCTGTGCAATCGGATGATGTGTTTTTGTTGCATCCTGAAACTAAGGTTAAGAACGGAGTGGTGGTTAGTTGA
- the yajC gene encoding preprotein translocase subunit YajC, which yields MDLGTVLPFLGIFAVMYFFMIAPQMKRSKQEKKFAAELKRGDRVITKSGMHGKVVDLNDKDNSCVIETLAGKIKFDRSAISMEMSTKLNAPATKK from the coding sequence ATGGATTTAGGAACAGTATTACCGTTTTTAGGCATATTTGCTGTGATGTATTTCTTTATGATTGCACCACAAATGAAACGCTCTAAACAAGAAAAGAAGTTTGCTGCTGAATTAAAACGTGGCGATCGTGTAATTACCAAAAGTGGAATGCACGGAAAGGTTGTAGATCTTAATGATAAAGATAACAGTTGTGTTATTGAAACGTTAGCAGGAAAAATAAAATTTGACCGTTCCGCAATTTCTATGGAAATGAGTACAAAATTAAATGCACCAGCAACGAAAAAATAA
- a CDS encoding PUR family DNA/RNA-binding protein, whose protein sequence is MSDYEMMDKEEIYSKVLRAGRRTYFFDVRATKAGDYYLTITESKKFTNDDGSFHYKKHKIYLYKEDFVEFREILAEMTDYIIDEKGTEVISERHQKDFKREDDFVAQEAKTPEDTKSTESFTDISFDDI, encoded by the coding sequence ATGAGTGATTATGAAATGATGGACAAAGAAGAAATTTATTCTAAGGTATTACGCGCTGGAAGAAGAACCTATTTCTTTGACGTTAGAGCTACAAAAGCTGGTGATTATTATTTAACGATTACGGAGAGTAAGAAATTTACCAATGACGATGGTTCGTTCCATTATAAAAAGCATAAAATCTACCTTTACAAAGAGGATTTTGTTGAATTTAGGGAAATCTTAGCTGAAATGACCGATTATATCATTGATGAAAAAGGTACAGAAGTGATTAGCGAGCGTCACCAAAAAGACTTTAAGCGTGAAGATGATTTTGTCGCTCAAGAAGCAAAAACTCCAGAAGATACAAAAAGCACCGAAAGTTTTACGGATATTAGTTTTGACGATATCTAA
- a CDS encoding endonuclease MutS2, producing MINIHEKTLKDLEFFTVLDQISAHTLTALGKEAVLSVLPFKEEEQLMRELGYVNEYLSSFENDNRIPNHGFETIAKELKLLKIENTYLEVSSFQKIVGMSLTVNSILKFLKKFEDYYPKLLQSSQHIEINTSIIEQVDAVVNRFGDIKDDASPLLSSLRQSINKLKGKINSSFSSALNTYHNLDYLDDIRESVVENKRVLAVKAMYRRKVKGAIMGGSKTGSIVYIEPETTLQYTRELNNLEYEEKEEVIKILKELTDYIRLFLPLLHDYQLFLTNIDLISAKAKYAQSMDAILPEFSKERSMYLRDAYHPLLYLTNKENGEQTFPQSIGLKKDSRIIVISGPNAGGKSITLKTVGLLQVMLQCGMLIPVHERSYVCLFDRILSDIGDNQSIENHLSTYSYRLKQMNYFLRKVNNKTLFLIDEFGTGSDPELGGALAETFLEVFYEREAFGIITTHYSNLKLLANELPHIENANMLFNEKTLEPMYKLVVGQAGSSFTFEVAQKNGIPYSLINKSKKKIERGKVRFDATIAKLQKERSKLERTERSLKENEKKKLSEADKLEEVNAKVQKKLESFQELYDSNQRLIYLGQKVNDISEKYFEDKKKRELMAELFRLVQIENSKRKKVSAKQKRAEKHKQRQVKQEAEKKVEVIRKKKKEEKRKKKEKPEPPKAILKVGDRVRLHDGRAVGSIDSIEKKKANVNYGMFTTNVSLDQLELVEATKK from the coding sequence ATGATAAACATTCATGAAAAAACCTTAAAAGATCTCGAGTTTTTTACGGTTTTAGACCAAATTAGCGCACATACACTTACAGCTTTAGGAAAGGAAGCCGTATTGTCTGTTCTTCCATTTAAAGAAGAAGAACAACTAATGCGAGAACTTGGCTACGTTAATGAATACCTATCATCCTTTGAAAATGACAACAGAATCCCAAACCATGGATTCGAAACCATTGCCAAAGAATTGAAATTACTAAAAATTGAAAACACCTATCTCGAAGTTTCCAGTTTTCAAAAGATAGTCGGCATGTCGTTGACCGTAAATTCAATTCTAAAATTCTTGAAGAAATTCGAAGACTATTATCCTAAGTTACTACAATCCAGTCAACATATAGAAATCAATACATCTATTATTGAACAGGTAGATGCTGTTGTAAATCGTTTTGGCGATATTAAGGACGATGCCTCTCCTCTACTTTCTTCTTTACGCCAATCTATCAATAAACTCAAAGGCAAAATAAACAGTAGTTTCTCTTCAGCTCTAAACACCTATCACAACTTAGATTATTTAGATGATATTAGAGAATCCGTTGTAGAAAACAAACGTGTACTTGCTGTAAAAGCTATGTACCGCAGAAAAGTAAAAGGTGCGATTATGGGTGGCAGTAAAACCGGAAGCATAGTTTATATTGAACCGGAAACCACCTTACAATACACCAGAGAACTTAACAATTTAGAGTACGAAGAAAAAGAAGAGGTTATTAAAATTTTAAAAGAACTAACGGATTACATACGCCTGTTCTTGCCACTTCTTCACGATTATCAATTATTTTTAACCAACATAGATTTAATTTCGGCGAAAGCAAAATATGCGCAAAGCATGGACGCCATTTTGCCAGAATTCTCTAAAGAACGCAGTATGTACCTGCGAGATGCCTATCATCCTCTGCTTTATCTGACCAATAAGGAAAATGGGGAACAAACATTTCCACAATCCATTGGTTTAAAAAAAGACAGTAGAATTATTGTGATTTCCGGACCTAATGCTGGCGGAAAAAGCATCACGCTGAAAACGGTTGGTTTGCTTCAGGTGATGTTACAATGTGGCATGCTAATTCCCGTACATGAGCGCAGTTATGTCTGTTTGTTTGATCGGATTTTGAGCGATATTGGTGATAACCAATCCATTGAAAACCATCTCAGCACTTATAGTTATCGTTTGAAGCAGATGAATTATTTTTTACGAAAAGTCAACAATAAGACATTATTCTTAATAGATGAATTTGGAACTGGAAGTGATCCTGAATTGGGAGGCGCTTTAGCCGAAACATTTTTGGAAGTATTTTACGAACGTGAAGCCTTCGGAATCATAACTACGCACTATTCTAACTTAAAATTATTGGCGAATGAATTGCCGCATATTGAAAACGCCAATATGCTTTTTAATGAAAAAACTTTAGAACCAATGTACAAGTTGGTCGTTGGACAAGCAGGAAGTTCATTCACCTTTGAAGTGGCTCAAAAAAATGGCATTCCTTATAGTTTAATCAATAAATCGAAAAAGAAGATAGAACGAGGTAAGGTTCGTTTTGATGCCACTATTGCAAAACTTCAGAAAGAACGAAGCAAGTTAGAACGCACTGAACGTTCGCTAAAAGAGAATGAAAAGAAAAAATTATCGGAAGCTGATAAACTTGAAGAAGTGAACGCAAAGGTTCAGAAAAAATTAGAAAGTTTTCAGGAACTCTATGATTCCAATCAGCGTTTAATTTACTTAGGCCAAAAGGTAAATGACATTTCAGAAAAATACTTTGAAGATAAGAAAAAGCGTGAGTTGATGGCAGAATTATTCAGATTGGTTCAAATTGAAAATTCGAAACGAAAAAAGGTTTCGGCGAAGCAAAAACGTGCCGAAAAACATAAGCAAAGACAAGTCAAACAAGAAGCGGAGAAAAAAGTTGAAGTCATTCGTAAAAAGAAAAAAGAAGAGAAAAGAAAGAAGAAAGAAAAACCTGAACCACCAAAAGCTATCTTAAAAGTGGGTGACCGCGTAAGATTGCATGATGGCAGAGCTGTTGGGAGTATTGATTCTATCGAGAAAAAGAAAGCCAATGTTAATTATGGTATGTTTACAACTAATGTTAGCTTGGATCAATTGGAATTGGTCGAAGCCACTAAAAAGTAG
- a CDS encoding YfcC family protein yields the protein MKNLKFPSAQTILFIIAGLVTLLTWFVPAGKYDTLSYDTATDKFTRLSLDKEISITASQASLDDLNINIPIEKFTNGDIYKPINIPGTYNKLDAKPQSFFDFVKSPVKGIIEAADIIFLVLIIGGLIGVLNKSGAFDAAIGQLATVLKGRESLLIVLVTSLVALGGTTFGFAEETIAFFPILIPVFLAAEYDAMVGVASIFLGSAIGTMCSTINPFSTIIASDAAGINWTTGLYGRIFMLLLCLSITIIYIIRYAKRVKNDPTKSLIYHQRHEIAELFALKDSSNINFNWRLKLALFIFTCSFILMIIGVSMLDWWFVEMTTVFLVGAILIGFIIQISETDFIETFVKGAGDLLGVALIIGIARGVTVLMTDGLISDTLLYYASDITTGMNKGVFAGSMTMIYSGLSFFIPSSSGMAVLTMPIMAPLADTVGVGREIVVNTYQYGLGLFYLINPTGLILASLAVAKINFSKWLKFIMPLFILLVIVTLTVLAVSSYL from the coding sequence ATGAAAAATCTAAAATTCCCTTCTGCACAAACCATATTATTTATTATTGCAGGTTTAGTAACACTTTTAACCTGGTTTGTCCCAGCAGGAAAATATGATACTTTAAGTTATGATACGGCAACGGACAAATTTACTCGTTTAAGTCTAGATAAGGAAATAAGTATCACAGCGTCTCAAGCGTCTCTCGATGATTTGAATATTAATATACCTATAGAAAAGTTTACCAATGGAGATATATACAAACCCATTAACATTCCTGGAACTTACAATAAACTAGACGCTAAACCACAAAGTTTTTTCGATTTTGTAAAATCTCCAGTTAAAGGAATTATTGAAGCTGCAGATATTATTTTCTTGGTATTAATTATTGGTGGATTAATTGGCGTTTTAAACAAATCTGGTGCTTTTGATGCTGCCATAGGACAATTGGCAACGGTATTGAAAGGTAGAGAATCCTTACTTATTGTTCTTGTAACTTCTTTGGTTGCTTTAGGTGGAACTACATTTGGTTTTGCGGAAGAAACCATTGCCTTCTTTCCAATTTTAATTCCGGTTTTTTTAGCAGCTGAATATGATGCTATGGTTGGTGTGGCCAGTATTTTCTTAGGGTCAGCGATTGGTACCATGTGTTCCACCATAAATCCATTCTCTACCATTATTGCTAGTGATGCTGCTGGTATCAATTGGACAACCGGTTTATACGGCCGTATATTTATGTTACTTTTATGTTTATCCATTACCATAATTTATATCATACGATATGCCAAACGTGTTAAAAACGATCCGACAAAATCATTGATTTATCATCAAAGACATGAAATTGCAGAATTATTCGCTCTAAAAGATAGCTCTAATATTAATTTTAATTGGCGATTAAAACTCGCCTTATTTATTTTCACATGTTCATTTATCCTTATGATTATTGGAGTTTCCATGCTCGATTGGTGGTTTGTAGAAATGACCACTGTTTTCTTAGTTGGAGCTATACTAATTGGGTTTATTATTCAGATCAGTGAAACAGATTTTATTGAAACTTTTGTAAAAGGCGCTGGAGACCTGTTAGGTGTAGCGCTAATCATCGGAATAGCAAGAGGTGTTACTGTTTTAATGACCGATGGTTTAATAAGCGACACTTTATTGTATTACGCCAGCGATATTACGACAGGAATGAATAAAGGGGTTTTTGCGGGTTCAATGACCATGATTTATTCCGGATTATCATTTTTTATTCCCAGTTCTTCAGGAATGGCTGTTTTAACGATGCCCATAATGGCGCCTTTGGCAGATACAGTAGGTGTAGGTCGCGAAATCGTTGTTAATACTTATCAATATGGATTAGGACTGTTCTATCTTATAAATCCAACAGGGTTAATTTTAGCATCCCTTGCTGTAGCGAAGATTAACTTTAGTAAATGGTTAAAATTTATAATGCCATTATTTATACTTTTAGTTATCGTAACCTTAACAGTATTAGCAGTGTCTTCATACTTATAA